In Sus scrofa isolate TJ Tabasco breed Duroc chromosome 14, Sscrofa11.1, whole genome shotgun sequence, the sequence AATGCTATGTCTATCCTGGTGTCGCCAGTCACAAGAGACCTTTTGTACCATTACTCCCTTGAGTCTCAATTCTTACTAGGAGTCCTGGGCAAACACAAAAGTAACCTGGCAGTTACATCATtctacataaatgaaaaaagactctgctatctaaaaataatgaaaggctccatttaaattgtaattttttcaAGTGTTCATTTTACTTTGTAATAATGTAGTTCTGATCCAAACAGAGttcttttaagctttaaaaagatCTCTAGGGATTACACACGGGGCAGtaatttaattcttatatttgtatttcttgaaATGACATTTAGGGTTCCATGTGATTTGAGATTTTCAGTGCTGTTGCTGACACCTTatggaaacttttattttatttgaaaattctgattagatttttaaaatggtcaAGTTCTTGTTTGTAAGAAgcatattaatttgaaaaatggattttttttgtttctttaaggtATTCATCCTCTTGCTATTTATTTCTCACTTGATTTCATAATCCTGTTTGTGTTACTATGATTAGTTGCTATGGAAATTACCTCCTATGGAAATGATTCCGATGTCATTATTGTAAGAATATGACTTTTAATGACGAATATCAATAGCAGACATGAGCCCTTACTAGAAAAAGGAAgtctaattaaaaatttttaggatTAATCTGAAAATTATTATCATTGCCaacttttctgatatttttgaaTCAGccatctgctttttaaataagtattaaatgaattttaaggtGTTAACCAACTACTCACTTCCCCAAATGCCAGTATCACAATGGAAATTAGTATCATGCATAGAAAAGTggaagtaaaaaatatttcatctatCTGTTCCCTAAACTAATAAACATTTTGCTTTACTTATGAGAGTTAACGTCAACAGGATTCCAGGGCTCATCAAGGAAACAACTTTGAATAGCACATTAAAAATTcccttaaaaaatgaagaatttaataTTCCAATATTTATCCCAGGAATTTGAAAGGTCAGTGAGTTAACCAGTGGGTTAAACAATAGATGAGAGCCAGTGGACCATTAGATGAGAATTCCAGAATGCTAAGAAGAAATATTCTTGGGTGGATTCTGTAATTTGTGGTTTGAATAAAACTTTGAAACATTCCATTAGTATTAAAATTCTCACAATGAGAATATGGCTcttatttaacacattttaaattactaGACAGTCTCTCTCCAAAGAAattttaatgctttcttttaCCTAGTGCTTGTTCACTGCCTGGTACtaatttaggaataaattaaCCCTTCCAACAATTGGGATATTGTCTAGAAACTGCCTCATACACTCTGATGGAGAAATCACTTATATTCTGAAAATCATAAGTAAAAGAGAAATCCATctcattataaaacattttttacacCTAACAGCTTATTAATTACTAATGTAAATCACTGTCATATTTACCTACATAATTACATATTACTACATCTATAGTGCTTCTGAATTAAGCCTCACGATTATAGATTGTTAAATGTTTTATACATTAGGGGTTTTCTATACTTGTGCCTGCAACCATGATCTGGGGTCCAAAATGTCTTTGATAGATTTCTGCCTTGGAGCTGGCACTGGCTTGGCTTCAAATCTGGTTTTAGTGTCTGTGTGTTCACCATCAGTTAAACTATTTTTCCTGGCAGGAAGAAGTTTTCGAGGAGCAGCCATTGGTTTCTGCAAATGATGCATTAGGGTTGATAATTTGGTATCCAAAGGCGCAGTCTGAGATATACTCGTTTTTTCCCAGTTGTCCTTAACCAATTGATCTGTATTGCTCTGTGTCTTTAAGCTGAATGGAGCTTTatcagaaggaggaaggggagctcgtctctttttccctttcccatCATGTAACTGCTTGCTTGCAGATGGAAATACCTTTTTCTGGATGACAACTTGGTGATTACCATCAAAGAGGGTGGCCCAAGGAGGTGGGGAGAATTCCTCATGCTGACCAATAAGGAACTCTCCATttgtctcttcaatttttttctgtattatatcagttaaactttcaatttttaaaggtgAATCAATGCctgtaaaaattttaagaaaaaatacatggaaaaattcAAAAGCAGTATACAGTTTATACAAGTAAGTTAATACAGCATGTTATCTATAATGGTTATCAAAAACAGATTATGATAAGCAAGTGGCTGTTCATTTTTAACAAGtgcttatttgtaaaaataaccATACCAAATAGAACCAAAAAATAAGGAGATCGTGTACTATGCActgcacatacaaacacatatgtGCATAAGTACATTCCTACATAAATGTGTTAAATCCAGAGGAGTGGAGTcacatcagaattttttttaatttaacagatgaagtatttattaaataacttttctttgatttaaaatctATTCTGACTTCTTGGAAAGAGTGGGTTCTCTTTTATAAAACCTTGATATGTAATCTAGGACAAATGTTACTGGATTAATATTCTTTCCTAAGGACCAGTAAAGTCTCTGTAATAgggaaataaatccaaaacaaaaaacccgggGAAATAGAGTAAAGCCCTAATACCACTTTGATGATAAGAATGCTGGATGAAATCTTCCTTGGTAAAAATAAGAGAACAGAGATAAATGTCAATTACATGACATTTGCAAATGCATAACctcaaatgtttcattttaaaccCAACAGTTTATGGCATATCTAAGTGCAGGGAAGGACACTGGTGCCAAAATATACTGAAATTTAGCACTGATTGTGCTTGTTTACAACACTGTTCACTGAGGCAATCCCACAAAGACACATACCCTTCAGAATGAGGGAAAATGGAATATTAATGAGCTTAGAAACCTAAAATTTTCCAAAGTATTAAACTTAACCAATTTTTTAGCCTGAGATGAAAGTTTCCATTTATTAATACTCATTTATCAACActactttaaaacaaatttaataaaatgtagacAAAATTACTgaacataattatattttagaatcTGCAAGTTtacattttcagaattttcatcAGCTactcagctaatatttattttcagtgcACTCTTATTCATTTTGAAGTCTTAACATTTTTGTTTGATCTTAAGCATTCAAACtatgaaaaatgtgtattcattaattttgtattaattcATCTATTAAACATGAGTTCCTTAGTCTATAATCAcagtcttttttcattcattttgacaGTGCTCTgaaaattttagcattttaatgTCAATAGAATAAGCTGCTTGAGTAAGGACAATGTTGTTTTTGTTACCCTGCAGCTTAGAAAAGACAAACCCCACTTACTCATATCATGGTAGACTGAGGTTGCCTCTTTTGTCAAGAACAAAGGTGGTTTCCGTGGTGACATAATCTCAATTTTCATAAGTTCTTCACAACAATGCTTCCATTGGCCTAAAATAGACAGAAGAAGACAGGCTagtttaaaacataaatgtgaaGACATACTTAATTCTCAACAGATATCAACACATTTTTTTGCTCTGAAAAATAACAGTGAATTTATAAAGCATTGCCTTAAAGAAGCTATAGAAACCTAATACTACTCATAATCTCAAAATCCAAGTCTAGGCATTAAagtactttattttaaagataaatctgCATGAATAGATATTAAGCTAAGATCTGTGGGCTATCAAATACTGTACCACCTCACTAAATGGTCAATAACTAAAAACTCTGCAGCAAAAGTTTACATATGtgctattattttaaatactaaataaaaacaTCCAGGATTTAAGACAgttgaaaggttaaaaaaaattaatttcaatgttttatttttaagttttatttaagtatagttgatttacaaggttgcgagaaaggtaaaaattaactgaaatatagttacctagaaggaagaaggaaaaaaaggagttataGTTCTCAAAACTGATTTtagctttgaaaattttaattaagaattaaGAACTGCTTATGTAATAATGATCTCTTCAAGATGATTATCAGGCCCTTTCAAAAATCAGACAACTAGAAAAACAGCgatttttcatttcagtaaagATATATAAAAGCCTGTTACTATAAGGACAGGTCACTCAAATTTCTAACTGGATCTAATTTATCttagaaaggacattttaaattAAGCTATTAGGTATTCagaatagtaataaaaatgttcttgaatAAGTTGTTCTaattattgttaaaattttaaagtgtggacaaaattcatttttcttgtaaCTATGTTTTACTatgttcatttcaaaataaaattattaggtTTATCTCTCCTGagtgaatgtttaaaaaatgtcaaCTTTCCTGTCTTTCTTGTGGACTTGTAGGCTGGATAACAACTGTGCTACAAACTATGTGTCTACatactctttaaaaaagtaaGTCACTGAGGTTTACCATTCTTATATTCTATCAGACATTAGTAGAAAAATAAGTGTAATACACATATGTACTCTTTTATACTGATTTATGatctatttctcttccttttattatATTCTCAAGCTCCATATTCAATATCCAACTTATTTTCCATGCcttaaaaattaagacatttcatGCTTAgtcaaattatctatttatttttgttgttttgtttaatttactGTCATGTTAATATGGTAATTATGCATAAATTTTAAATCTAACACCTTAAATAgttaagaaacataaaaaaaaccttttagtaTGTTTTACTACAATGCTAAATATAGAATatgttaaaatttcaaaataacccACATAGCAATTTATAAAGGGAATAAAATCTTGAGTTTGAAGCTTCAAAGGTTGCTCTGTAGAATTTAAATCTAGTAGGATCTGAGATCTGATAACTTATTCCTCCCCTCTACTTCCTTTTTTCgataaatatataaaagccaGCCTTTCCTTCTTGGGGGCAGAGAAAAAAGGCCTTATCTACcggaaaaataatgaaacagtttAAATTAGCAAACATTTCTCTGTCAAATCTTAGGCAAGTTATAGACtgcagtattttctctttattgataGATGAAAGCTTTTCATTGTTAAACTGATAGCAGAATACTAATCATTTTGAAAACTGGACTATAAAGCCACATTATATCCCATGTGTTACAGAAGTCAGAGGTATAAATGTGGTACAGTCACTGATCAAGATGttacaattaaaaatttatttaccaataaataaattagtatgCATAGGTATATGTGATACAAATATGCTAACATAAAAATAAGGGCCCAATATGAactattaaatgaatatattttattcacataaaaTGTATATTGAAGCTGTTTCCCCCTATATTTACTGTTACATTTCCAGTCAAAATGATGTTGTGCTAAGCTGCTTACTTAGTatttacattattaaatatttgaaaaaaaatttgaccCACCATTATGAGCTCTACCTTTTCTGATCATCCAAAACATTCTTCTTTTACATGTTTGTTAGTTCTCACATATTAAAAAATCAGCTATTAAACCCCCTTGCCACCAAACCTCCACTCTTCAGACTGTACTTTCACAGGCTAAACACCTAGTTCCATTagtgttttctcatgatttctaatTATCTCACCCTCACAATTTTCTACTCTTAAGCTAAAtcaaataattgaaatttgctctaaatattaaattgttattaCTTTGCTCTGCCCTGGATATCTATTTGTTCTATATATTTCATCTAAGATCATAAGGGGCTACACTTATCACTAGGAGTGTAAAAATCTAGAGTACATGAGTCTTTAGGATAGTATAACGACTGCCACATCTTTGTTTCATATCTTCCACAATGAATTCTAAAGAGCAAATGcaaaaaagtaaactttaaatttatactttaaaaatcaggTACATTGACAGATTCTATCCCCAAAGCTCTAAATACTAAAAAAGTAGCCAGACCTGAGAACCTTATTGTCATCACTTGCTCATCACCTTGAGAGTACAAAAATGTCATGAGATTCTCATCTCTACAACTCCCTGTTTTAGcatgataaattattttacataattctGGGAATAACAACATGAGATCATCTAGTAGTAGCTGATATCCAGACCATgatattctgttatttttacctcttttatCCCTCCTTCCTGTTTTtgtccataaaaataataaaatgccagAATCATTTCTAAAAGTGACACAGTCTTTTGTAAAACAGACTCTAAATCAGAGCATTTAGGAAAGCAGTTAAAATTTTAGTTGTGATCAGCAAATGAGAGGAAGTTGTTTTTAAGTTCTATACCTcagctgaaattttaaaataaagaaatgtagtGCATGCTGATAAGCATGGAACAAATATTTAAACATCTACTGAGTGCGTAAGGATAGTACTTAGGAAAAACAAGTCTTAAAGAATCCAAGAAAGCCATGGAGGGAGTTGCTGGTTCTCTGAAGTAAACCAGACACCTCTTcggcctcaattttctcatctttagagcagaaggaaattttttttttttttttttttttttttttttttagggccacactcacagcatatggaggttcccaggctaggggtctagtcagagctacagctgctggactaagccacagccacagcaacgccagatctgagttgcgtctgcgacctacaccagagctcacggcaacactggatccctaacccactgaacaaggccagggatcgaacctgcaacctcatggtttctagtcggattcgtttccactgcgccacgacaggaactccagaaggaaatAATTTCTAACTCACTGGgttgttatgaaaaataaatgaagccatATGATATGTGGAAGGTAATCAATAAATTTAGTTCCCTTTTCTGCCCCCTTCCCAACCATCACTGTAATAACTGACCAGGCCATGCATCAGAGCAGGCTAATAAAAATTAGTCTGAGGACTGCAGATACTATTTTATAGAGTTCTTGAAAACAGCCTGCAAAATGTCCTAAAATATCTGTAGGATTATTTCTAGGAATTACAGAAATAACCTTCTATAATTTGGAAATGGCTCTACTTTATAATTCTATAGAAAGgcataaaattctaaaacaattCTATAGAAAGACATAAAATGTTGGTTGAAACTTGCAGAATCTAACAGTAGGCTTAGTTTGCTTGGAAACAGATATTAACCATAGTCTACATTTTTGATATTTTCCAGTTGATAAGATTCCTCCTTAAATTGAGAATATTAGAACCTCACATATTTTACATACTAGAGTTCTATTATATTACTACCACATTGTTTTTATAATCCATGTATTATTGAAACTAAAAAAccatctggttaaaaaaaaaatctttttggatGATGTCCAAAATGATACAATAATGAATCTAGGGTTAACAGGTTACATAAAAATGAAGTTTCTTCCAAacgttttaatattttatgatcaTCACTACTCCAGAGAAGTTTTTTTACTCCTCATATGGTTAATTATCCCTTTGATCAAACACACTGCCTTAAGCAGTTCAACCTAATGTTTTGAGAAAATGTGGTCTAGCTGTTTTAGGGACCAGAAAAACTTAAAGGTAAGAATACTAGGAATTCAAAGGTATACTTTATTATAGTCCATCAGACACTGAGGAAAGGTTGAGAGAAAAAAGTATCAATGCATTGATGATATACTACCATTTTattcaaaagcataaaaaattttggagttcccgtcatggcgcaggcagaaacaaatccgattagaaaccatgaggttgcgggtttgatccctggcctagctcagtgggtcaaggatccagagctgccgtgagctgtggtgtaggttgcagacatggctcagatctggcgttgctgtggctgtggtgcagaccagcagctgtagctccagttagacccctagcctgggaacttccacgtgcctcgaGTGCAGCtctataaaaaaagcaaaaaaaaaaaaaaagaaaggtataaaaaattttttcatacaGTAGTTCCACGGTGCCCTCATTtctaaggatcagcattgtcactgtaatgGCTTAGGTCCCTGgtctaggaatttctgcatgccacaggtgtggccaaaaaaaaaaaaaaaaaaaattcttgatacAAACTATACAactgtaatataattttaatacttaTATTGCTATGTGCATCCTTTCATGCTACATGAATATGCTATTGGAAAAATCCAAAAATCAACTTACTAAGATCAAAGAAATGCTGCCAGAAGGCTTCCAACcacttatttagatcttctcTATTGTCAGCTGCAAATATATGAGTTATAGCCTGTCCAGCAACAGGGTTGATGACAGAGAAAAtatggattcttttctttttctccttatccATTGCTCGAATTCTGGTTTCCTGAAAATTAAGACATTGGTGTTTTACAAGAgaatatttctgtaataatcaaaTGTTTTATTGCTCAGTGACCATATTTATACTAGATACAATTATAATCTTATTActgataattttaaatgtattatatgtaattttgagaattttcaaTATTCAAACTcaaatctagtttttttttttaaaaaaatgctttacatTAAAAATGCTGAGTAATGTTCCAAAGTATGCTACATAGAGCACTTATGTTAAATTGCATAAGATTAAAACATAACCTGTTTTGATCTCTCAGTTTAAGTAGGAgcttttcttttatatacatCTTAAAATCTGCAATGAAACAACTACAGTGTGTTATAACTGTAATGAGTTACATTAACTATACTTCCTACAGTAATAAGATAATCAGTAAAGTATGTTTCTTATTCTAATATTTATGCATAGTACACAGTGTTATCAGTTAAAGCTGTAAAACCATAACTTAGTGTTTACTGCAGCAAACAGGCTTTCCTCATTAACATTTACTTCATATGTAACACTCATTTACAAAACTCATAGCTAAAGATCCATAAAGTAATATAACAtttatatggtaattttttttaaaatgatgaatgtaACACTTTACAACAAAAGCAATAGTTTCACACATGTTGACAGTCCAAACCTTTCTTCTGAGTGGTATTAGGTAGGACATAGCTGTGATCATTTTGCACCTACGTATAGAAGACACTCTCTCCAAGTCACACACAGGCACTGTCATGTCATGTGATAAGCTAGCAATTACATGTAGTTTCCAAGGAATCATGAGGATAAAAGTCTGGAACAGACCTATCTATTAAGCAAAGATAGGGACTTGGCTGCAAAagctaattttacatttttctggaGCAATACTGTTCAtgagaaatataatgtgagctaTGCAAGTAATTAAAGCTTTTCTagtaaccacattaaaaaaaggtaaaatgaaacTGGTGAAAATAATTAAGTAAtaattaatacattattttaaaataatgcatttttataacccaatatattcaaaatactattttaacAGGTAATTGATAGAATAacttgagatattttacattctttcttcACACTAAGCCTCTAAAATTCAGTCTGCATTTTTTCTCAACCTGGACCAACCATATTTTAAAGGCGTAATAGCCACTAGTAGCTAGTGGATACTGTATTGGATAGGGCAGTTCTAGAAGAATTTGGTTAAGCCCACTGCAATGTATGCAGAAGAATAGTGGGTTGGCAGTTACAAAAGCTGGGAATAAATTTATTTCACTGAGTACAGGGTGAAGAGAGGGTGTGTGTATTCACACACCAAAAGCAATGTAGGCATTTAATGATGTCTATGTGGACATTACAGACGTAGCAAAGAATTTGGAAGAAGAGCTACCCATTCCCTGAAAAACAGGTAAATATGGGCAGGTGAACATCATATAGTCCACATAAGAAGGTCTTTTCTGAAGGAAGGCACTTTTATTCAAAtatcacatgagaaaaaaatatatgctgtATAAGACAGCTActtaattttgaaatgtttgaGAATCTCAAAAAACACAGATTGATAAAGACAGTCTatccatttgtttaaaaagtagGAATGTGACTGTCTTCAGAGGATTGTTAACACTTACGGCCAACActgtaattttattataataggaTCTTTTTACATTCTTCTGCCTTGGTAATAAACTCcatgaattaactttttttttttatggccacacctgtggcatatggaagttcacaggccagggattgaatctgagctgcagtgtgaTCTATGAGGCAGTGGCAGCAATGacggacctttaacccactgcaccaggccagggatcaaacctgtgtctctgaTCTgaacctctgcagtcagattcttaatccactgtgccacagcaggaactcctaactttttaaagtaattatttgttCAGTATAAAGAGATGCTGCCCTAAATGGCATCTTTGGTACCTGAT encodes:
- the RTKN2 gene encoding rhotekin-2 isoform X3 — protein: MWKDSDHFSNKERSQRYAIFCLFKMGAEVFDSDMVIVDKTITDICFENVTVFNEAGPDFQIKVEVYSCCTEESTITNTPKKLAKKLKTSISKATGKKINSVLQEDHETCLSFSSTISCAKYSLLAHTTLSLESAEDSFKTHNLSINGNEESSFWLPLYGNMCCRLVAQPACMAEDAFAGFLNQQQMVEGMITWRRLYCVLRGGKLYCFYTPEEIEAKVEPTLIVSINKETRIRAMDKEKKKRIHIFSVINPVAGQAITHIFAADNREDLNKWLEAFWQHFFDLSQWKHCCEELMKIEIMSPRKPPLFLTKEATSVYHDMSIDSPLKIESLTDIIQKKIEETNGEFLIGQHEEFSPPPWATLFDGNHQVVIQKKVFPSASKQLHDGKGKKRRAPLPPSDKAPFSLKTQSNTDQLVKDNWEKTSISQTAPLDTKLSTLMHHLQKPMAAPRKLLPARKNSLTDGEHTDTKTRFEAKPVPAPRQKSIKDILDPRSWLQAQV